A genomic stretch from Halococcus saccharolyticus DSM 5350 includes:
- a CDS encoding DUF2797 domain-containing protein, which produces MQVVGYDSRPDEPALLIAAAGDVRREALAPGTEVAYTLGERHCAGTVDGETHIACGRERAPYCEFHTVPWAVANNRDSGEEHAIYLAAFAPRVFKVGVTRSARLDTRLREQGADRAAHVEVAPDGRSARKRETAIADDHDITERVRVPTKIRGLAGIVDAEAWSELLSAFEVRDEFAFEYGLGLAERPVAETLLTGTVRGVKGRLLVLDHAGTTYAVDLRDLVGHELAAGATDRKLQTSLTGFR; this is translated from the coding sequence GTGCAGGTCGTCGGCTACGATTCCCGGCCGGACGAGCCAGCCCTCCTGATCGCCGCGGCGGGCGACGTGCGCCGCGAGGCGCTGGCTCCCGGGACGGAGGTCGCCTACACTCTCGGTGAGCGTCACTGTGCGGGCACGGTCGATGGCGAGACACACATCGCGTGCGGCCGCGAGCGTGCGCCGTACTGTGAGTTCCACACCGTGCCGTGGGCCGTGGCGAACAACCGCGATTCCGGCGAGGAACACGCGATCTACCTCGCGGCGTTCGCACCCAGGGTGTTCAAGGTGGGCGTCACCCGATCGGCACGACTCGACACCAGGCTCCGCGAGCAGGGGGCCGACCGTGCCGCACACGTCGAGGTCGCCCCGGACGGCCGGAGCGCGCGCAAACGCGAGACCGCGATCGCCGACGACCACGACATCACCGAGCGGGTGCGGGTTCCGACGAAGATTCGCGGCCTCGCCGGCATCGTGGATGCAGAGGCCTGGAGCGAGCTGCTTTCCGCGTTCGAGGTCCGCGACGAGTTCGCCTTCGAGTACGGACTCGGTCTCGCCGAGCGCCCAGTCGCCGAGACACTTCTCACGGGAACCGTACGCGGCGTCAAGGGCCGGCTATTGGTGCTCGATCACGCCGGGACGACGTACGCGGTCGATCTCCGTGATCTCGTTGGGCACGAACTCGCGGCGGGTGCGACCGACCGGAAACTCCAGACCAGTCTCACCGGGTTTCGGTGA